In Erigeron canadensis isolate Cc75 chromosome 1, C_canadensis_v1, whole genome shotgun sequence, a single window of DNA contains:
- the LOC122602272 gene encoding ABC transporter D family member 1-like: MHFKNEDGIFISEVDIITPSQKLLARRLTCNIVPGKSLLLTGPNGSGKSSVFRALRGLWPIVSGHIHKPSHNVNDVGEFNCGILYILQKPYTCLGTLRDQIIYPLSHDQAEKRALSLNREGQNDGVDANILDVHLRTILENVKLSYLFEREGSWEASQNWEDILSLGEQQRLGMARLFFHKPWFGVLDECTNATSVDVEEHLYRLARDLGITVFTSSQRPALIPFHSMELRLIDGEGKWELRSIKH, from the exons ATGCATTTCAAAAATGAGGACGGTATCTTTATTTCGGAGGTTGATATAATTACGCCATCACAGAAATTGTTAGCAAGGAGGTTGACGTGTAATATAGTACCAGGGAAAAGCCTTCTTCTTACTG GTCCAAATGGTAGTGGGAAAAGTTCGGTGTTCAGGGCTCTTCGTGGTCTTTGGCCTATTGTCAGTGGACACATTCATAAACCTTCCCACAATGTTAATGATGTTGGTGAATTCAATTGTGGTATATTATACATTCTCCAGAAACCGTATACTTGTTTGGGAACATTAAGAGATCAAATTATCTATCCTCTCTCACATGACCAAGCAGAAAAGAGGGCGTTAAGTTTGAATCGAGAAG GGCAAAACGATGGTGTTGACGCAAATATTCTGGATGTGCATCTCAGAACGATCCTAGAGAATGTGAAATTATCTTACCTTTTTGAAAGGGAAGGAAGCTGGGAGGCTAGTCAAAACTGGGAAGACATCCTTTCTCTTGGGGAACAACAGAGATTAGGCATG GCCCGGTTATTCTTTCACAAGCCTTGGTTTGGTGTCCTTGATGAATGCACCAA TGCTACAAGTGTGGATGTTGAAGAGCACCTTTATAGGCTTGCACGTGATCTAGGCATTACGGTTTTTACATCATCACAG CGTCCTGCTTTAATACCATTCCACTCTATGGAATTGCGATTGATCGATGGAGAAGGAAAGTGGGAGCTTCGGTCCATCAAGCATTGA